In the Terriglobales bacterium genome, CTTCCCCCGGGCGTCGTCCAAAACCAGGAGAGAGGTGCGAGGAAGATTCGTGGGACAGCATGTCGCGGTTGCGTCATCGACTGCGGGCGAAGGCTCCGTGGCGCGCCTGGCGCAATTCTTTCCTGAAGCGGTCGCGGTGCGCATCCCGGTGCGGATCACCGGGACGGGCCACCGTGGTCGGGAGCTTTCCGAGCAGACGCTGATCGAGTACGGCACGGCGCAAGAGGTTCTGTTCGCCTCGAGCCAGCCGCTGGAGTTCGAGGAGCGGCTGCGACTGGAGAACGCCGACGGCAGCCTGCGCGCGGAGGCGGCTGTCGTCGCAGTGCAATATCACAACGGACGAACGGCCGTGGCGGCGCGGTTCACCGCGAAGCCGGCGAATTGGATCATCCAGCCATGAGCACCGCAACCGCAACAGCACAAACGAACGAGATTGCCGCGCAGTGGCGACTCGCGCGGCAGATTTACCCGGTGTACGCGGCTGCCATCCGGCAGCACGGCGTGGCGCTCGAGCCCTCGCGCGACCTCGAGTACCCGGTGGACCGGAACGAGCCCGAGGCCATCGCGCGCGTGCAAGAGTGGTTCGCGAGCGCGGACAAGAAGGTCGAGGTCTGGCACCTGCGGCAGGTGCTCCAGACCTCGGAAGTCTCGACCGAGCCGGTATTGCGAGCGCTGGTCGCACGTTTTCTCGAGCAGGAAGAGCGGAGCGACAGCGACCGCGACAAGGTCGATTTTCTGCTGGCGCAGTATTTCTTCCAGTGCGCGCCGGCGAAGCTGCACCAGACTGAGCCGACGCTGGATGACGTGGCCGAGGTCCTGGGGCCGGTGCTCGGGGAGTCCATCCCGGAGGCGCCGAGCTGGCTGGCGCCGCTCGATGAGGTACTGGCGGAGCTGAAGCAGTGCGAATCGCTCAGCGACATGCTGGAGCGGAACCTGCTGGCCCGCGCGCGGAAACTCAAGACGGAATCCGGACCGAAGTTCTTCGGCTCGAGCGCGCTGCTCACCTTCACGCGCTTCAACATCCTGGTGCGCGGAGCGTTCGTGCGGCTGATCCAGGGAGACCTGCACGCCATCCGCTTTGCCTTGCACGCGCTCGAACAGCGCGGCCAAGCGATGTTCGACTGCTCGAGCGTCGGTCTCGGCAAGCAGGAGACCTCCGATCACTTGCGCCAGTTCTGCCACGAATGGAAGGCGCTGTTCCGCCGGCAGTACAGCTCCGGCCAGTCGTTCCAGCAGTTGATCAAGCTGCGGGAACTGCTGGAGGCCGCTCTGGAAGCGCCTGCGCCGGTGGTGGCCGAGGCTGAGCCGGAACCGCAGCCCGAGCCCGTTGCGGAGAGCAAGCCCGACCCGGCGCCGGCGCCGGCCGAGGTCCAGGCCGAAGAACCGGTGGCGGACGCCAAGCGTCCGCCGGTGCCGCCCATTGTGCAGGTGGAAGTGGCGGCGGCCTACACGGCGCCGGCAAAGCCCGCGCCGGTGAAGATCGGCAGCAAGCCATTGCCGCCGCAGCCGAAGGCAGTCGCGGCGCCGACCGACGTGGACGGCTGCCTGGAGCTGATCGCCGAACAGCTGTTCCGCGACAGCGCGAAGAAGAGCACGGCGGTGACCGCGGTGACGGTCGCGGGCCACAAGCTGATGCTGTCGTCGTGGGAGGTCACCGCGTTCGTGGAGGGCGGCGACGATGTGTCGGACGCGCTGCAGCGCGCGGTCGCGGCGCGGGCGTTGCTGTCGCGCGCGGTCGAAGAGCGCAAGGCCGGCAAGCCGCTCGATGCCGGACCGATGCTGGCGGCCGCGCACCAGGAAGCGGCGGCGCTGCAGGCGCAGATCGCGCACGCGAAAGAGAAGAAGAACATCGATGGCGCCGTCAACCTGGCCGCGAGCGCGCGCCGCTTGATCGGCCTGATGGAAGAGATGGAGCACGGTCCAAAACCCCCGCAACGGAGCGCGCAGTGAACCAGGACACTGTACTGATCATCGCCGACGAGGCCGAGTTCCCAAGGAACGTGATGGGCCGGTGGCAGGCCGAGCGCAAGGTGCCGGCTTTCACCCTGGTCGGCAGCGAGTCATGGAAGGGGGCGCGGCAGGCGTCGTACGACCTGGCGCTGGTCGGCGGGATCCGCAACGGGCGGCTCGCCATGGTGCTCGACTCGCTCGATTCGTCTTCGTCTCCGACCATCTACGTGCCGGCGGACGACCAGTCGGCGTCGGCGATGCGCACCAGCCATCCGAAGCTCCTCATCCTGCCGCAGCACGACGGCTGGCTCGACGCCCTGATCCTGCTCTCCACCGAGGCGCTGCGGCATGCCGAGGCGGCCGCGCGCGCACGCCGGGCGGAAGAGGCTTCCTCGCAGGACCGCCGCCACGCCACGCTGGGACGCTACATGCTCGAGCAGCGCCACAGCATGAACAACGCGCTGACCTCGGTGCTAGGCAACGCCGAGCTGCTCTTGCTGGAACCCGGGGCGTTGAACGCCGAGGTGCGGGAACAGGTCGAGACCATGCACTCGATGGCACTGCGGATGCACGAGATCATGCAGCGGTTCTCGTCGCTGGAGAGCGAGTTGGCCTTCGCTGAGAAAGAGTCTCAACGTGAGACGAAGGCGCAGTCTCAGCGCGCCGCGACGGGCACGTAGCCCAGATTGCCCGTTCGTGTAACATCCCTAGAACAAACAACTTAACCAACGAGACAAGAGTTGATTCCGGAGCCATCAAGGTGGCTGTGGAATTGCTTTTGTATTCATCGGATAACTCCGCGGAGAGGTGCGCCCGCCCGCCGAGTTCCCGGAAAGAACGATGAAGAAGATTCTGATCGTCGACGACTCGCAGGCCGAGATCAAGCTGATGCAGAGTGTGCTGCAGGCGGCGGGGTATTGGCCGGTGGCCATCAACGACCCGATGAAGGTCGAGCAGACCATCGAGAGCGAGCGGCCGAACCTGATCCTGCTGGACGTGGTGATGCCGCAACGCAACGGCTTTCAGGTGTGCCGCGAGCTGAAGGCGAGCGCCCAGTACGGGCGCATCCCGGTCGTGCTGGTGAGCTCGAAGAACACCGACAGCGACAAGTTCTGGGCGAAGCAGCAGGGCGCCGACGATTACGTGGTGAAGCCGTGGAAGAAGGAAGCGCTGCTCGAGGTAGTGCAGCGCCTGGCGTAGCGAGATGCCGGAAGAGAATCCCCAACTCGAGCCGATGCAGGCGGAAGCAGACGGCGGAGCGATCCCGCCGGAGTTCGCCGAGCAACTGCCGGAGCACCAGTACTGCGTGTTCCGCGCGGGACGCGAGCGCTTCTGCCTGTTGGTGCTCGACGTGGACGAAGTGGTGGAGTGGCCGCGGGTGACGCGGGTGCCGCTGGCGCCGCCGTTCCTGATGGGGGTGTTCAACCTGCGCGGCTCGATCGTGCCGCTGATCGACATCGCGTTCACCGAGGGCCGGCGCGCGGACCTCGCGCCCAAGCACGTGGTGGTGGCGCGGATGAAGGGCGAGGGCGACCGGGACGACCTGCGGCTGGGCATCGCGGCGGACGAAGTGATCGGCACCTACACCACCACCGACACGCTGCTGGTGGACGAGGCGCCGCGCGACGTGCCTCACTGCTGCGGCATGTTGCGGCACGAAGATCGTTTGGCGCTGGCTTTGGATCTGAAGCGCGTGACCGAGGCATTTCCGGTCGGCGTGATCTGAGCACGAAAGTTCTGGGTTCTGGGAGGACGGTATGAAAGGTCGGTTGAGTTCGACCATCTGGATGCTGGTGGCGATGAACCTGGCGGGGATGTTCCTGGTCCTGCTGCTCGGGTACTGGGCGGGCGGCTGGGCGAAGGGCTTGCCCTTCCTGGACGCCTTCAGCATCAGCGACGCGGGCAAGGACCTGCTGGGCGCGTTGCTGGTGATCGCCATCGTCGGGATCGGCAGCGGCATCATGCTGGCGAACAAGGTGCTGACGCCGGTGAAGGAGCTGGTCGAGGTGTCGGAGAAGCTGGCGGCGGGCGAGTACCGCAGCGCGAAGGCCGACGTGCAGTCGAATGACGACTTCGGGCTGATCGCCGACAACCTGAACCGCTCGACCGAGCGGGTGTCGAAGGCCGTCTTCAACCAGGAGGCGCAGGAGACGCTGCAGCGCAGCGTGACCGAGTTCCTGACGATCACGAGCCAGATCGCGCGCGGCGACCTGACGCTGCGCGGCAAGGTGACGAACGACGCGCTCGGCAACGTGGTCGACTCCGTGAACTACATGCTCGACAACTTCGCGAAGGTGCTGGAGCGGGTGCGCAAGGCCGCCATCGACGTGAGCTCGAGCGCGAACGAGATCCTGCTTTCGGCCGAGGAGATGAGCCACGGCGCGAACCAGCAGGACCAGGAGATCACGAACACGTCGTCGGCGGTGGAAGAGCTCACGGTCTCGATGAAGCAGGTGTCGAACAACGCGGAAGCGTCGGCGGAAGCCGCGCGGCGCGCGCTCGACGCCGCGGAGCAGGGCAACCGCGCCGTGCGCGACACGCTGGAAGGGATGCAGCGCATCCGCGCGTCGGTGCAGGCGACGGCGAAGAAGATCAAGTCGCTGGGCGACCGCTCGCTGGAGATCAGCGAGATCATCAACGTGATCAACGACATCACCGAGCAGACGAACCTGCTGGCGCTCAACGCGGCCATCGAGGCGGCGCGCGCGGGGGAGGCGGGCCGCGGCTTCGCGGTGGTCGCCGACGAGGTCCGCAAGCTGGCCGAGCACTCGCGCAACGCCACCAAGGACATCGCGGCGCTGATCAAGGCCATCCAGGCGGAGACGAACGAAGCGGTGGTCGTGATGGAGGAAGGCACCAAGGAAGTGGAAGTGGGGGCGCGGCTGGCGGACCAGGCCGGCAAGGCGCTGGAAGCCATCTCCTCGGTCGTCCGCCAATCGGCGGAGCTGGTGCAGGAGATCTCGCTCGCGTCGAAGCAGCAGGTGCGCGGCACGGAAGGCGTGGCGAACGCGATGCAGATCATCTCGAACATCACGCGGCAGACCTCGCAGGGCGCGCGCCAGACGGCGCGCACGGTGGAGAACATGGTGAAGCTCTCCGAGCAGTTGAACGAGGCGCTGTCGCAGTTCCGCGTCTCGGCGAACGCGGAGCGGGCGGACATGGCCGCCGCCGCGCGCCGGTAGACAGAGAACGGTCAGCAGGCGTTTGCAGCGACGCACATGCTAGAGAAGAACAACCAAGCCGCCACCGTCTCGGACCACGAGTTGTCGGAGATCCGCGCGCTGATCGAGAAGCGCTCGGGCATCCTGTTCGACAGCTCGCGCGAGCGCTTCTTTTCGACGCGCGTGCGCGAACACATGACGGCGAAGCGGCTGGCGCACGGGCTCGACCTGATCCGCGCGATGAAGTCGTCGAACGTGGAGTACGACTCGCTGCTGGAGCGGCTGCTCACGCAGGAAACCTCGTTCTTCCGCTATCCCGACGTGCATGCCGCGCTCGAGCGCAAGGTGCTGCCCGAGCTGCACATGAAGAAGTTCTGGGAGAACCCGCGCTCGCTGCGCATCTGGAGCGCGGGCTGCGCCACCGGGGAGGAGCCGTATTCGATCGCGATGTCCATCTGCGAGACGCTGGAGTTCGCCGAGGCGTGGAACATCCACATCCTGGCGACCGACATCTCGCGGCAGGCGCTGCAGGCGGCGGAGCGCGGCGTGTACTCGCGGCGCGAACTGGGGTCGATGGACCGCGCGCTGATCGAGCTGTACTTCTCGAAACTCGGCGACCAGTTCATGGTCAAGCCGAAGATCCGGAACATGGTGACGTTCGCGCCCATGAACCTCGCGCAAGTCGTCTACATGGGGCGCTTCGACTGCATCTTCTGCATGAACGTCCTGATCTATTTCTCGGACGAGCGGCGGGCGCAGCTCATCCAGCGCTTCTACGAGTACCTCGAGCCGGGCGGCTACCTCTTCCTCGGGCACGCGGAATCGATCGCGAAGACGGGCGTGCAGTTCGAGGCGATCGTGCAGGGTGATTCGCTGTACTACCAGAAGCCGGCGGCGGGCGTGGGCAAGCGCGCGGCCGCGGCGGCCGAACAGGAGTCGGTGTGAGCGGGCCGGAACACGAATTCGTGGAGATCTTCCTGCAGGAAGCGAGCGAGCACCTGCAGTTCCTGCGGGAGTACTCCGGCATCCTGCAGGACCCGTACCCGGTCCCTGAGGACCTGGAGCGGCTCTACATCTCGGCGCACACGCTGGCAGGGACGTCCGGCAGCTACGGCTACCCGCTGTTCGCCGAGGTCAGCGGCAAGCTGGCGCACATCTTCCAGTACGCGATGAACGCGACCATCGGCGCGGAAGCCGCCGGGCCGCTGGTGGAGTTCATCTCGGAAGCGATCGCGGTGCTGGAAAGCGACCTGCTGATGGTGAGCGCGAACGGCGTGGAGGCGGGCGAGGACATCGCGGCGTTCAAGCAGAAGTACCCGTTCGCGTTCCAGGCGCCGGAGGCGGTGCGGGAAGAGGCGGCGTACGTGGACGAGGTCGCGAGCGCGATGGAGACCGCGCCGGAAGAGGCCGCGCCGGTCGCCATCACCGAACTGCCGCAGGACGGAGAGGTGCACGACGAGATCCTCGAGTTCTTCGTGCCGGAAGCCGAAGAGCACCTGCAAGTGGTGACCGAGTGCCTGCTGGCGCTCGAGGCGAACCCGAATCCGGAAGACATCAACCGGCTGTTCCGCGCGATGCACACCATCAAAGGCGCGGCAGCGCAAGTCGGGCTGCTGCGCATCTCGCGCGTGGCGCACCGCGCCGAGGACCTGGTCGGCCGCCTGCGCGACGGGCAGCTGAAGCCCTCGGCCGAGATCGTGGACCTCTGCCTCGAGTCGGTCGATGTCCTGAAGAAGTTCCTCTATCGCCAGTGGCCGGACGAGCTGACGATGCAGGCGACGTTCCGGACGCTGATGCTGCGCATCGGGCGGCTTGCGCCGGAAGAAGAGGAAGAGGGCGCGCCCGCGCCGGCGGTGCAGCCGGTGGAGATCGCGCCGGCGGAGCAGCTGGCGGAGCCGGCGCCCGTTGCCGAGACGCTTCCTGAAGTCGCGGCGCCGATGCACATCGAGCCCGCGCGGCGGGAGCTGGCGCCGGCAGCGCCAGCCGCGGAGGCAAAGGACGAGGAAGAGACCGTCCTGCGGCGCGAGCCCGTGGCGATGCCGCAGTCGAAGTCGGTGCGCATCGCGCTGGAGCGGCTGGACCGCATGATGAACGCGGTCGGCGAACTGGTCATCAACCGCACCCGCATGCTGGGCCGCGTCGCCGAGCTGGAGAAGCTGGCCGACGTGCTGAATTTCTCGAAGGCACGTATGTCCGACAAGGTGTCGGAGTTCACCGAGAAGCACGAGTTCTCGCAGCTCTCGACCTTGCAGACGAGGCCGAAGGCGGAGAAGGGGATCACGTTCGAATCGCCGTACCGCGGCGGCTACTCGAGCTACACACACTCCTACGATTCGTCGCTCGCCGAGTTCAGCGAGCTGGAGATGGACCGCTACGACGACTTCAACATCCTGTCGCGGTCGCTCTCCGAGATCTCCGCTGACATCACCGAGGTGCTGACGCAGCTCGACGGCTTCGTGCGCCGCGTGGATTCCGACATCGACGAGTTCACCAAGCTGGCGCACCGGCTGCAGGACGAGATCACGCAGGCGCGCATGGTGCCGATCGGGAACCTGTACACCCGCATCTCCCGCACGGTGCGCGACGCCGCGAAGGCGTCGAACAAGCAGGTGGAGCTGGCGCTCGCCGGCGCCGAGACCGAACTCGACAACAACATCATCCAGCAGATCTCCGACCCGCTGGTGCACCTGGTGCGGAACTCGGTGGCGCACGGCATCGAGAAGCACGACGACCGCTACGCGGCCGGCAAGCCTGACCACGGCAACATCGCGGTGCGGGCCTACCATCGCGGCAACCATATCTACATCGAGGTCGAGGACGACGGGCGCGGCATCGACTACGACCGCGTGCGCGCGACCGCGGTCGAAGCCGGACTCGTCAGCCAAGAAGACGCCGAGCGGCTCAGCGAGCGCGACCTGACCGACCTGCTCTTCCACCCGGGCTTCTCGACGGCGCCGCGCAAGACGGAGCTGGCCGGCCGCGGGGTCGGGCTCGACGTGGTGAAGGCCAACCTAAGCGCGCTCAACGGCGAGATCGAGGTGGAGACACAGAAGGGCCACGGGACGCGCTTCACCTTGAAGGTCCCGCTGACGCTCATCATCTCGCAGGCGCTGTTCGTGCGCTGCGGCGAGCACACCTTCGCGCTGCCCCTGGCGTTCGTCGAGGAGATCCGGCGGCTGCGCGCCGACGAGATCGAGGAAGTCGGCGGCAAGCTGCTGACCAAGGTGCGCGACGTGGTGACCGAGATCGTGCGGCTGGATGCGCAGCTCGGCCTGCCCGAGGTCGAGCCGGTGAACGGCTTCTACCGGCTGGTGCTGGTGAACGTGGCTGCGCGCCAGGTCGGCATCGTGGTGGAAGAGGTGCTCCGCAAAGACGAGATCGTGATCAAGAACCTGGGCGAGTACCTGCGGAACATGAAGATGTTCCCGGGCGCGACCATCGCGCCGGACGGCAGCCTGATCCTGCTGGTGGACGTGAACCGGCTGGTCGCGGGCGAGGCGGTGGAGCGGCGCCCGCTGATGGCGTCGCCGGTCGCGGCGCGCATCTTCGCGCCGGGCGCGGCCGCGGTCGCCAAGGGAGAGATCCCGGCCGCCGCCATCGACGAGGTGGCGCCGGAAAAAGTGGTGGTACTCGCCGACGATTCCATCAGCGTACGCAAATTCGTGGGTCGCATGCTCGAGAAGGCAGGCTACCGCGTGAAACTTGCGTCCGATGGACTCGAGGCTCTCGAGATCGTCACCCAGACTCGCTGCGATCTGGTGGTGACCGATCTCGAGATGCCTCGTACGAACGGATACGAACTGATCGCCCACCTGCGGCAATCGCCGGAGACGCGCCACATCCCGGTGATGGTGGTCACTTCGCGGGCGGGCGCGAAGCACAAAGATAGGGCGATGCACGAAGGCGCGGCGGCCTTCCTCACCAAGCCGGTGCAGGAAGACCAGTTCCTGGCGGAGGTGGCGCAGTTGATCGGCGCGGCCGGTACGCAGGCGAAAGCGGCGGCCACGAGTTAGGCGATGGCGTTTGACGGCAAGCGAATCCGGGTGTTGATCGTGGACGACTCGGCGTTCATGCGCAAGGTGCTGCAGAGCATCGTGAGCGCGGACCCGGCGCTGGAGGTGTGCGGCGAGGCGCGCGACGGCAAGGACGCAGTCGACAAGGTCGAGCAGCTCATGCCCGACGTGATCACGATGGACATCAACATGCCGCACGTCGACGGCTTGCAGGCGACGGAAGTCATCATGTCGAAGAACCCCAAGCCGATCGTGATCGTGAGCTCGGAATCGCGCGACGGCGCCGACATCACGCTCAAGGCGCTGGAACTGGGCGCCATCGACTTCGTCGCCAAGCCCTCGAGCGGCATCGACCTCGACATGAACACGGTGCGCGAGGAGCTGGTGCGCAAGCTGAAGCTCGCGGCGAAAGTGCGCGTCGTCCGCACGGCGGTGCGCTCGAAGCTGCAGAGCGAGATCGCGAGCTCGGCGCCGCGCACCGAGCCGGCGCCGAAGCCGATCGCGGTGGCCGCCGCGGCTCCGGCGAGCACCCGGCCCGCGCCCTCCGCCGCTCCCAACCTGTCGCGCACCAACGGCAAGTTCCCGGTCGTGGTGCTGGCGGCCTCCACCGGCGGGCCGCAGACGCTGATGAACTTCATCCCGCGCTTCCCGGCGGGGTTTGCAGGCGCGGTGATCCTGGTGCAGCACATGCCGGGGAACTTCACCTCGCAGTTCTCCCAGCAGCTGGCGGAGATCGCCCAGATCAAGGTGAAGGAAGCGGAGCAGGGGGAATTGCTGCAGCCGAGCGTGCTCTACGTCTGCCCGGGCTCGCACCACCTGCGCGTCACGCAGACGGGGCGCATCACGCTCGACGACGGCCCGCGCATCTCGGGCTACCGCCCGTGCGCGGACGTGACGCTGGAGACGGTGGCGCAGTTCGCCGGGCCGATGTCGATCGGCGTGGTGCTGACCGGCATGGGCAATGACGCGGCGCGCGGCGCGACGCTCGTGAAGGACGCGGGCGGCCACGTCATCGCGCAGGACGAAGCGACGTCCATCATCTTCGGCATGCCCGCGGAAGCCATCAAGACCGGGGCGGTCGACCAGATCCTCCCGATCGACAACGTGTTCCACGCCATCGAGAAGCGGGTGCTCTACGTGTTCGGCGCCGCCAAGGTGGGTGCGCTGTGAAGCGCGTGGAGAAGAAGCCGCGCGGCCGGCACGAAGCGGTCATCCTGTTCGCCGTCGGCAACTACACCTTCGCCATCGCGGCGCAGGCGGTGGAAGAGATTCGCAATACGGATGGATTGAGGCCGCTGCCGGCGGGAGTCGCGACCGCGCGGCTGGCAAAGTTCAAGCACCTGCTGGAGCGCGACCGGAAGAGGTATTTCGTGGTGGATTCGAACCTGCACTTCCGGCTGTTCCCGTCGAAAGCGACGCGGCTGCTGGTGCTGCGCGAGTCGGCGGCGGCGGTGTTGGTGGACCACACCGAGCGCATCACCGAGATCACGTCGCTGCACGCGCTGCCGCGCGCGTTCGCGGGCGAGGAGCGCCAGTGGTACCGCGGCATCGCGATGATCCAGGAGCGCGTGGTGCCGGTCGTCGACCCGGCCGCGTTCATGTCGAAACCGGAGTTCACCGTGCTGCAGGCGGCCGTGACGGGCGCCGAGGCGGCCGCGAAAGGGAAGGGCGCCGCCACCGCATGACCGCCAAGCCCAACTCGTTCGTGCTCTTCCCCATCGGCAAGAAGCGCTTCGCGCTGCCGGCGGCTGTGGTCACGGAGCTCGCTCGTCCGGACCGCGAGCAGAGCTTCCCGCACACGTCGAAGCTGCTGACCGGCGTGCTGATCCGCCGCGGCCACATCGTGCCGGTGTGCGACGTGGCGCCGGTGCTCGTCGGGCCGGACGCCCCCGCGCGCAAGTTCTTCCTCATCGCCACGCGCAAGTTCGCCGGCGCCAGCGAGTGGACCGCCATCCCGGTGACCGGCGAGTGCGAACTGGCCACCACCGAACTGCTGCCGCCGGCGGGCAAGCTGCCGAAGTACGTGATCGGACTGCTGTCGTTCGAGAACGAGATCGTGGAAGTGATCGAGCTGGAACGCCTGATCGGGACGGAGGCCGCGGCATGAACGCCCCCACCCAGGCGACGATGGCGCCCAAGATCCTGGTGATCGACGCGAACGTGTTCTTCGCCAAGCGGCTGGCGGACGCGCTGAAGAAAGAAGGCTACGAGGTGAACCACGCGACCGCCTCGGCGTTCGCGCTGACCTCGCTGGAGTGGGACACGCCGGCGGCCATCCTGTGCGCGACGAACCTGCGCGAGATGGGCGCGTTCGACCTGCCGAAGATCCTGCACGCCGACATCAAGACGGCGCACATCCCGATCATCGCAGTGGGCGACGGCGGCGACCAGGCGCTGATGGAGGCGTTCCGCGCGGGCTGCGACGACTACATCGACCGGCGCGTGGGTCCGGAATCGATCGCGTCGCACGTGCGCAGTTTCCTGCGCTCGCACGAAGAAGGCTTCCAGCCGACGCAGATGCTGACCACCACGGAGACCGCGCTGAGCGGATCGCTCTCGCACCTCGACCTGCCGGGCGTGGTGCAGATGCTCACGCACTCGCGGCAGACCGGCGCGCTGCACGTGAACGCCGGCACGCTCGACGGGATCATCTTCTTCGACGGCGGCGACGTGTCGCACGCCGAAGCGGGCGACATGATCGGCGACGACGCCGTGGTCCACATCGTGAAGAACTGCAACAACAGCGAAGTCGGAGTCTACAAGTTCGTGCCGGGCGCGACCGCCGCGACCCGGACCGTCCTGCGCTCGGCCACGGAGCTGATGCTCGACGCGCTGCGTGAGATCGACGAGAGCGAGCACGGCGCGGCCGAAGGAGAACTGCA is a window encoding:
- a CDS encoding response regulator; amino-acid sequence: MSGPEHEFVEIFLQEASEHLQFLREYSGILQDPYPVPEDLERLYISAHTLAGTSGSYGYPLFAEVSGKLAHIFQYAMNATIGAEAAGPLVEFISEAIAVLESDLLMVSANGVEAGEDIAAFKQKYPFAFQAPEAVREEAAYVDEVASAMETAPEEAAPVAITELPQDGEVHDEILEFFVPEAEEHLQVVTECLLALEANPNPEDINRLFRAMHTIKGAAAQVGLLRISRVAHRAEDLVGRLRDGQLKPSAEIVDLCLESVDVLKKFLYRQWPDELTMQATFRTLMLRIGRLAPEEEEEGAPAPAVQPVEIAPAEQLAEPAPVAETLPEVAAPMHIEPARRELAPAAPAAEAKDEEETVLRREPVAMPQSKSVRIALERLDRMMNAVGELVINRTRMLGRVAELEKLADVLNFSKARMSDKVSEFTEKHEFSQLSTLQTRPKAEKGITFESPYRGGYSSYTHSYDSSLAEFSELEMDRYDDFNILSRSLSEISADITEVLTQLDGFVRRVDSDIDEFTKLAHRLQDEITQARMVPIGNLYTRISRTVRDAAKASNKQVELALAGAETELDNNIIQQISDPLVHLVRNSVAHGIEKHDDRYAAGKPDHGNIAVRAYHRGNHIYIEVEDDGRGIDYDRVRATAVEAGLVSQEDAERLSERDLTDLLFHPGFSTAPRKTELAGRGVGLDVVKANLSALNGEIEVETQKGHGTRFTLKVPLTLIISQALFVRCGEHTFALPLAFVEEIRRLRADEIEEVGGKLLTKVRDVVTEIVRLDAQLGLPEVEPVNGFYRLVLVNVAARQVGIVVEEVLRKDEIVIKNLGEYLRNMKMFPGATIAPDGSLILLVDVNRLVAGEAVERRPLMASPVAARIFAPGAAAVAKGEIPAAAIDEVAPEKVVVLADDSISVRKFVGRMLEKAGYRVKLASDGLEALEIVTQTRCDLVVTDLEMPRTNGYELIAHLRQSPETRHIPVMVVTSRAGAKHKDRAMHEGAAAFLTKPVQEDQFLAEVAQLIGAAGTQAKAAATS
- a CDS encoding DUF4388 domain-containing protein; translated protein: MNAPTQATMAPKILVIDANVFFAKRLADALKKEGYEVNHATASAFALTSLEWDTPAAILCATNLREMGAFDLPKILHADIKTAHIPIIAVGDGGDQALMEAFRAGCDDYIDRRVGPESIASHVRSFLRSHEEGFQPTQMLTTTETALSGSLSHLDLPGVVQMLTHSRQTGALHVNAGTLDGIIFFDGGDVSHAEAGDMIGDDAVVHIVKNCNNSEVGVYKFVPGATAATRTVLRSATELMLDALREIDESEHGAAEGELQ
- a CDS encoding chemotaxis protein CheW translates to MTAKPNSFVLFPIGKKRFALPAAVVTELARPDREQSFPHTSKLLTGVLIRRGHIVPVCDVAPVLVGPDAPARKFFLIATRKFAGASEWTAIPVTGECELATTELLPPAGKLPKYVIGLLSFENEIVEVIELERLIGTEAAA
- a CDS encoding protein-glutamate O-methyltransferase CheR is translated as MLEKNNQAATVSDHELSEIRALIEKRSGILFDSSRERFFSTRVREHMTAKRLAHGLDLIRAMKSSNVEYDSLLERLLTQETSFFRYPDVHAALERKVLPELHMKKFWENPRSLRIWSAGCATGEEPYSIAMSICETLEFAEAWNIHILATDISRQALQAAERGVYSRRELGSMDRALIELYFSKLGDQFMVKPKIRNMVTFAPMNLAQVVYMGRFDCIFCMNVLIYFSDERRAQLIQRFYEYLEPGGYLFLGHAESIAKTGVQFEAIVQGDSLYYQKPAAGVGKRAAAAAEQESV
- a CDS encoding HAMP domain-containing methyl-accepting chemotaxis protein; amino-acid sequence: MKGRLSSTIWMLVAMNLAGMFLVLLLGYWAGGWAKGLPFLDAFSISDAGKDLLGALLVIAIVGIGSGIMLANKVLTPVKELVEVSEKLAAGEYRSAKADVQSNDDFGLIADNLNRSTERVSKAVFNQEAQETLQRSVTEFLTITSQIARGDLTLRGKVTNDALGNVVDSVNYMLDNFAKVLERVRKAAIDVSSSANEILLSAEEMSHGANQQDQEITNTSSAVEELTVSMKQVSNNAEASAEAARRALDAAEQGNRAVRDTLEGMQRIRASVQATAKKIKSLGDRSLEISEIINVINDITEQTNLLALNAAIEAARAGEAGRGFAVVADEVRKLAEHSRNATKDIAALIKAIQAETNEAVVVMEEGTKEVEVGARLADQAGKALEAISSVVRQSAELVQEISLASKQQVRGTEGVANAMQIISNITRQTSQGARQTARTVENMVKLSEQLNEALSQFRVSANAERADMAAAARR
- a CDS encoding chemotaxis response regulator protein-glutamate methylesterase; this encodes MAFDGKRIRVLIVDDSAFMRKVLQSIVSADPALEVCGEARDGKDAVDKVEQLMPDVITMDINMPHVDGLQATEVIMSKNPKPIVIVSSESRDGADITLKALELGAIDFVAKPSSGIDLDMNTVREELVRKLKLAAKVRVVRTAVRSKLQSEIASSAPRTEPAPKPIAVAAAAPASTRPAPSAAPNLSRTNGKFPVVVLAASTGGPQTLMNFIPRFPAGFAGAVILVQHMPGNFTSQFSQQLAEIAQIKVKEAEQGELLQPSVLYVCPGSHHLRVTQTGRITLDDGPRISGYRPCADVTLETVAQFAGPMSIGVVLTGMGNDAARGATLVKDAGGHVIAQDEATSIIFGMPAEAIKTGAVDQILPIDNVFHAIEKRVLYVFGAAKVGAL
- a CDS encoding chemotaxis protein CheW, with protein sequence MKRVEKKPRGRHEAVILFAVGNYTFAIAAQAVEEIRNTDGLRPLPAGVATARLAKFKHLLERDRKRYFVVDSNLHFRLFPSKATRLLVLRESAAAVLVDHTERITEITSLHALPRAFAGEERQWYRGIAMIQERVVPVVDPAAFMSKPEFTVLQAAVTGAEAAAKGKGAATA
- a CDS encoding response regulator, with the translated sequence MKKILIVDDSQAEIKLMQSVLQAAGYWPVAINDPMKVEQTIESERPNLILLDVVMPQRNGFQVCRELKASAQYGRIPVVLVSSKNTDSDKFWAKQQGADDYVVKPWKKEALLEVVQRLA
- a CDS encoding histidine kinase dimerization/phospho-acceptor domain-containing protein, with product MNQDTVLIIADEAEFPRNVMGRWQAERKVPAFTLVGSESWKGARQASYDLALVGGIRNGRLAMVLDSLDSSSSPTIYVPADDQSASAMRTSHPKLLILPQHDGWLDALILLSTEALRHAEAAARARRAEEASSQDRRHATLGRYMLEQRHSMNNALTSVLGNAELLLLEPGALNAEVREQVETMHSMALRMHEIMQRFSSLESELAFAEKESQRETKAQSQRAATGT
- a CDS encoding chemotaxis protein CheW; protein product: MPEENPQLEPMQAEADGGAIPPEFAEQLPEHQYCVFRAGRERFCLLVLDVDEVVEWPRVTRVPLAPPFLMGVFNLRGSIVPLIDIAFTEGRRADLAPKHVVVARMKGEGDRDDLRLGIAADEVIGTYTTTDTLLVDEAPRDVPHCCGMLRHEDRLALALDLKRVTEAFPVGVI